A genomic region of Methanothermobacter thermautotrophicus str. Delta H contains the following coding sequences:
- the thpR gene encoding RNA 2',3'-cyclic phosphodiesterase, producing MKVRAFLAVDLDEGLRDHVSRIQDTLKSADAQVKFVEPENLHFTLKFFGDVGEGKLRRIENVVRDTLRGYEPFEISIRGAGVFPNPRYIRVVWLGVENPETFSDLQRSLDMEFVKMGFRPERDYVPHLTVGRVKGPRNRDKLAELIGELQNVEVGSMRVSEVSLKRSELTPAGPIYTDMEVFRL from the coding sequence ATGAAGGTCAGAGCATTCCTTGCAGTTGACCTCGATGAGGGACTGCGGGACCATGTATCCAGGATACAGGATACCCTCAAATCTGCGGATGCCCAGGTCAAATTCGTTGAACCAGAGAACCTGCACTTCACCCTCAAGTTCTTCGGTGATGTTGGTGAGGGTAAGCTCAGGAGGATAGAGAATGTGGTGAGGGACACCCTCCGAGGCTATGAGCCCTTTGAAATCAGCATAAGGGGGGCTGGTGTCTTCCCGAACCCCAGATACATACGTGTGGTCTGGCTAGGAGTTGAAAACCCTGAAACCTTCTCAGATCTTCAGAGGAGCCTTGACATGGAATTCGTGAAGATGGGGTTCCGTCCTGAGAGGGACTACGTACCCCACCTCACAGTAGGGAGGGTTAAGGGACCGAGGAACAGGGATAAACTCGCTGAGCTCATAGGGGAACTTCAGAACGTTGAGGTCGGATCAATGAGGGTCAGTGAGGTGTCCCTCAAGAGGAGTGAACTCACACCTGCAGGGCCAATCTACACTGATATGGAGGTCTTCAGACTTTGA